One window from the genome of Saprospiraceae bacterium encodes:
- a CDS encoding efflux RND transporter permease subunit, giving the protein MIEKIISWSTHNRFFVWIGIVMIVVGGVWSIMNTAVDAIPDLSENQVIVYTEWMGRNPQIMEDQITYPLVSNLQGIPNVKAIRAASMFGMSFIFVIFNDDAEIYWARTRVLERLNFAQQALPQGVTPSLGPDGTGVGHVFWYTLQGDGYDLGELRALQDWYVKFALQNVEGVSEVASFGGFQKQYQVSINPHKLVYYNVSAMEVANALKANNRDVGGSIYEMNRMGYMIRGLGYIKDIKDIEEISVGAMKSIPIRMKDVADVQMSSDIRLGIVDENGEGEVVGGVVVARYGENAKEVIDRVKERLSDVEKGLPPGTKIKIAYDRSNLIEAAIATLKEALIEEIIVVSLIVLLFLFHVRSAAVAIVTIPLSVLIGFMLVKLFGISLNIMSLGGIALAIGDLVDAGIVMTENAYKGLVKAVVKTNE; this is encoded by the coding sequence ATGATTGAAAAAATAATTTCATGGTCAACGCATAACCGCTTCTTTGTTTGGATCGGCATTGTGATGATTGTTGTGGGAGGAGTTTGGTCAATAATGAATACAGCTGTTGATGCTATTCCTGACCTTTCAGAAAATCAGGTAATCGTATATACCGAGTGGATGGGACGCAACCCGCAAATCATGGAAGACCAAATTACCTATCCATTGGTTTCTAATCTGCAAGGCATTCCAAATGTAAAAGCTATTCGTGCTGCATCGATGTTCGGCATGAGTTTCATCTTCGTCATTTTTAATGATGATGCAGAAATTTATTGGGCAAGAACACGCGTGTTGGAGCGATTGAATTTTGCACAGCAAGCATTACCACAAGGAGTGACTCCTTCACTCGGTCCTGATGGCACCGGTGTAGGACATGTGTTTTGGTATACACTTCAAGGCGATGGATACGATTTGGGAGAACTGAGAGCTTTGCAGGACTGGTATGTTAAATTCGCCCTTCAAAATGTAGAGGGCGTTAGTGAAGTTGCCTCATTTGGCGGATTTCAGAAACAATATCAGGTAAGCATTAATCCACATAAGCTTGTTTACTATAATGTTTCAGCAATGGAAGTAGCAAATGCATTGAAAGCCAATAACCGGGATGTAGGTGGAAGTATATATGAAATGAATCGAATGGGTTATATGATTAGAGGATTGGGATATATAAAGGATATAAAAGACATCGAAGAAATTTCAGTAGGTGCAATGAAGTCAATTCCAATCAGAATGAAAGATGTTGCAGATGTTCAAATGAGCAGCGACATCCGACTTGGGATAGTAGATGAAAACGGAGAAGGCGAAGTTGTTGGTGGTGTGGTAGTCGCGCGATACGGAGAAAATGCCAAAGAGGTAATTGACCGGGTAAAAGAAAGATTAAGCGATGTGGAAAAAGGCCTTCCCCCCGGAACAAAAATTAAAATCGCTTACGACCGCAGCAACCTGATAGAAGCTGCAATTGCTACATTGAAAGAAGCATTAATTGAAGAAATCATTGTGGTTTCTCTCATTGTGTTACTTTTCCTTTTTCATGTGCGAAGCGCAGCAGTTGCAATTGTTACTATTCCCCTCTCGGTGTTGATTGGCTTTATGCTGGTAAAACTATTTGGTATTTCACTCAACATCATGTCGCTTGGTGGCATTGCATTAGCTATTGGCGATTTAGTAGATGCCGGAATTGTAATGACAGAAAATGCTTATAAAGGATTGGTAAAAGCGGTTGTAAAAACTAACGAATAA